The DNA window GACGGTTCCTGTTGTCGCCGGGACGAGCACAGCGGATACCAGGCATTCGGCCGAGCTAACCAAGCTCGCCCGCCAGGCTGGTGTCGCGGGGATCCTGGCGGTGACGCCGTACTACAACCGGCCGTCCCAAGCCGGTATCGAAGCGCATGTTCGCGCCATCGCCGACTCGGCGGGGGACCTGCCGGTGCTGCTGTACGACATCCCGGTCCGGACCGGGCGCAAGGCGAGCAAGGACACCATCCTCAAGCTCGCCCGTGACGAGGTGATCGTGGGCGTGAAGGACGCGACGGCAAACCCCGCGGCCAGCGCTGCCTTGGCCGCCGATGCGCCCGGAGGCTTCGAGCTCTACAGCGGCAACGACGCCGACACACTCCCACTGCTAGCCGTCGGCGCTGTCGGCGTGATCTCCGTTGAGGCGCATTGGGCGGGCGAGTTGGTCACCGAGATGATCTCTGCGTTCCTCAAGGGCGACGTGGATCACGCGCGCGAGGTCAACGCCCGGTTGATCCCGTCCCACGAGTTCCAGTCGACCGAGGACGCTCCGAACCCGGTACCGGCTAAAGCGATGTTGAGGACCCTCGGCAGGAAGGTCGGCCACTGCAGGCTTCCCATGGGAGTGGAGCCCGACGGGCTGGAGGAACGCGCCCGCCGGGTCTTTGACCAGCTGCATGCCTGACGCGCCGGCCCCGCCCGCTTCGCCGGTTCGAGTCGTTTTCCTCGGGGGGCTGGGCGAGATCGGTAGGAACTGCGCCTGCGTCGAGGTGGACGGGCGGATCCTTATCCTCGACTGCGGGCTCATGTTCCCCGACTCGGAGATGCCGGGCATCGACCTTGTCCTCCCGGACTTCACCTACCTGCTCGAAAATGCCGACCGCGTCGAGGGTTGCATCATCACCCACGGGCACGAGGATCACTGCGGGGGGCTTAGTTTTCTCCTGCGGGATCTGTCGTTCCCGGTATACGGCTCAGAGCTGTCTCTAGGGCTCGCCAGAAACCGGATCGAAGAGTCGGGCCTTCTCGACAAAACGGAGCTCGTGCCGGTGCGCGACGGTGAGCGACGGAAGATCGGCCCGTTCGACGTCGAGTTCATACCCGTAACCCATTCGGTGCCCCACGGTTTTGCGACGGCGTTCCACACGCCTCAAGGGGTGATCCTGCACTCCGGCGACTTCAAGATCGATCTGACCCCCGTGGATGGCCGCGCGACCGATCTGGCGAGGATCGGCGCGATCGCGTCAGGCCCCGGGATCCGCCTGTTGCTGTCCGACTCGACCAACGCGGAGGAGGATGGCCACACCCAGAGCGAGCGTGCGGTCGGCCGGGTGTTGACCGATCTCTTCAATGCCAACCAGGACAAGCGGATCATCGTCGCCTGTTTCGCCAGCCACATCCACCGGATTCAGCAGATCGCGGACTCGGCGATCGAGTGCGGCCGGGTGATCGCCACGCTGGGTCGTTCGATGGGCAAGAACGTCTCGCTCGCCCGATCGATGGGATTACTGAGCATTCCCGACGAGAGTCTCATCGACATAGAGCGGATCGGGGACTACGACCCGAGATTGGTCTGCGTCATCTCGACGGGTTCTCAGGGCGAGCCGATGTCTGCGCTGGCACTGATGGCTGCGGCGGACAACAAATGGATCTCCATAGGTGAAGGCGATCTCGTGGTGCTCTCGTCCCACGCCATTCCCGGCAACGAGGGGAACGTCGGAAAAGTGATCGACGGCCTGTCCCGGCTCGGTGCCGAGGTGGTGCACTCGGGTCTCGCCGGCGTTCACGTGAGCGGGCACGCGAGGCGGGAGGAGCTGAAGACGCTTCTGTCGTTGGCCAGGCCCGAGTGGTTCATACCGGTGCACGGGGAGTTCCGGCACCTCACCCACCACGGCCGCCTGGCCCAGGAGATGGGCGTACGCGGGGACAAGGTGCTGCTCGCCGAGGATGGTGACGTCGTCGAGCTGACCCAAACCGGTGCCGAGTTCGCGGGGGAAGTGCCCGCCGGCTACCTGTACGTCGACGGCATCGTCGGCGACGTCGGCCAGGGAGTGCTCCGGGACCGCCGGGTCCTCGCCGAGGAGGGTGTGGTGATCGTCGTGGTCACCGTCGACGCCAAGTCCGGAGAGGTGCTCACCGGCCCCGAGATCATCACCCGCGGTTGGGTTTATGCGCCTGAGGCGGAGGAGCTTCTCGGCGAGGCGCGGCAGGCCGTTCTCGAAGCGCTCGAGGAGGCCGCCGACTCGGGGTCGGTGGACTTCGAGACGCTCAAGCGGCGCGCCCGATCGGCCCTGGGACGCTTCGTCGCCGAGCGCACCCGCCGGCGGCCGATGATCGTTCCGGTCGTCATGGAGGTTTAGCGGGCGCTCCGCTGTGAGTGCTGTTGCTGCTGTTACGCTCGGGGTTGCTGTGACTACTGTGACCCGTCGTCGCCCTGCGCCCAGATCTCGGCCCACCGGAAAGGCGGCGTCGAGAGAGCGTCGTAAACGCGGTCTCAGCCGCTGGTTGGGGCCGCAGGCCTACGACGTCTGGGGCCTCGGCTTGTTGGTCGTCGCCGCGCTGTGCGCTCTGGCGGTCTACAGCGGCCTTGCGGGGCCGGCAGGGCGGGTTCTCAATCGAGCCGCGTCCGACCTTGTTGGTGGGTCGAGGCTGCTGCTCCCGCCGGCGCTGCTGGCGGTCAGCTGGGCTCTGCTGCGCGAGAGCCATGACAAGGGGCGCCGGGACAGGGGGCGCCGGCCGGCGCGCCCGTCGCAGGTAGAAGACGCAGAGCGCAGCCCACGGCCTCCGTCGCGCGTTGCGATCGGCTGCGGATTGCTGCTCCTCGGTTTCGCCGGCGTACTGGATCTGGCGAACGGGCCCGCCAACTGGACAAGCGCACTGTCTCCGCTGCGCCATGCCGGAGGGCTTGCCGGCGCCGCGATCGGTGTACCGCTCAGGGCGGGTGTCGGCCAGTGGGGAGCCGGGTTCGTCCTCTCCGGTGTTCTTGCGCTGTCGCTGCTGATCGTCACCGGCACCCCGGCCAGGGTCGCGGCCAGGTGGATCGTGATCGGAGTCGGAGCGGCCGCAAAGGTCGGAACCGCGTCGGCCGGAGGCGCGGTTTCTCTCGTGGGCCGATCGCGACGACTCGCTGCAAGCCGGCGCCATCCGGCATCCCAACCGGGACAGCCGCGCGCGCCCTTCGACGTTGAAAGCATGGCCGGCGACGCCGACGAATCGCTCGCTGAATCGGGCGGAGACGAAGACGAAGCGATCGCCGGGGCGGACAGCTCCGAGGAGGATGGCATTGGACGGCCGGCGGTGCCGATCCACGTTCCGCCCCCCGACCAACCCGTGGATGCCGAGCAGCTTTCGATATCGCTTGGACCTTCGGCGGCTCCCGGCACGTGGCGGCTGCCCCCGATCGCGCTTCTCGGTAGGACCAAGGCCGCCGAGATCGATCGCCGCCACGTCGAAGCGCTCGGACACACCCTCGAGGACGCTCTCGCCGCGCACGGAGTGGAGACCAGGCTGGTCGGCATGACCGTCGGCCCGACGGTCACCCGCTACGAGCTCGAGCTCGGCCCGGGCGTGAAGGTCGCCAAGGTCACCAACCTCCAAAAGGACATCGCCTACGCGATGGCCGCCGCGGATGTGCGCATCCTCGCGCCGATCCCGGGACGGTCGGCGATCGGAGTCGAGGTGCCGAACCAGAACCGGCAGCTCGTGGCGCTCGGGGACATCCTCGCCTCGGCCGAAGCGCACGCTGCGGTCCATCCGCTCGAGGTGGCCCTCGGAAGGGATATCGCGGGAAGGCCCATACTCGAGAACCTCGCCAACATGCCGCACATCCTCATCGCCGGCGCCACCGGCGCCGGGAAGTCGTCGTGCATCAACTCGCTCCTGTCGTCGATCCTCGTTCGGGCCACTCCCGATCAGGTGCGCCTGATCCTGGTGGACCCGAAGCGGGTCGAACTCGGGCAGTACAACGGCCTGCCCCATCTCCTGACCGGCGTTGTCACCAACCCCAAGAAGGCGGCCAACGCTCTTGCGTGGGCGGTTCACGAGATGGAGCGGCGCTACGACCTGTTGGCCGAGGTCGGGGTGCGGGACGTCACCGGGTACAACGCCGCCTACGACAGGGGAGAGCTGCAAGGGGAGCCTGCGCTCGGCCAGGAGCAGCGCAACTACGAGCGCCTGCCGTTCATTCTCGTGGTCGTCGACGAGCTGAACGACCTGATGATGGTCGCGGCGCGCGACGTCGAGGAATCCATCTGCCGGATCGCCCAGATGGCCCGGGCGGTCGGCATCCACCTGGTCATCGCTACGCAAAGACCCTCTGTCGATGTCATCACCGGCGTCATCAAGGCGAACATCCCCTCGCGGTTGGCGTTCGCGGTCTCGTCGCTGGCTGACAGCCGGGTGATCCTCGATCAACCCGGAGCCGAGCGCCTCATCGGCAAGGGCGACATGCTCCTCCTGAGCGCTTCCTCGAGCGTCGCCAGGCGCATCCAGGGCGCGTGGGTGACCGAGGAGGAGGTGCGCAAGGTCGTTGCGCACTGGCGCCGGCAGTCGGCGCCGCGCTACGTCGAGGGAGTCGAGGGGAGCGATGACGGTCCCGCGGCTGGACGAGGTTTCGGCGGCGATGATGACGACGACGATTTGCTGGACCAGGCGCGGGAGCTTGTCGTTCGCTCTCAGCTCGGTTCCACCTCGATGCTCCAAAGAAAGCTGCGCGTCGGGTTCGCCCGGGCCGGCCGCTTGATGGACCTGCTCGAGCAGCGTGGTGTGGTCGGGCC is part of the Acidimicrobiales bacterium genome and encodes:
- the dapA gene encoding 4-hydroxy-tetrahydrodipicolinate synthase, which translates into the protein MPMTGRFGAVGCAMVTPFGPGGDLDVDAAVSLAKWLTEHGNDFLVLTGTTGESPVLSDSEKTDLWRAVTSAVTVPVVAGTSTADTRHSAELTKLARQAGVAGILAVTPYYNRPSQAGIEAHVRAIADSAGDLPVLLYDIPVRTGRKASKDTILKLARDEVIVGVKDATANPAASAALAADAPGGFELYSGNDADTLPLLAVGAVGVISVEAHWAGELVTEMISAFLKGDVDHAREVNARLIPSHEFQSTEDAPNPVPAKAMLRTLGRKVGHCRLPMGVEPDGLEERARRVFDQLHA
- a CDS encoding ribonuclease J; translated protein: MPDAPAPPASPVRVVFLGGLGEIGRNCACVEVDGRILILDCGLMFPDSEMPGIDLVLPDFTYLLENADRVEGCIITHGHEDHCGGLSFLLRDLSFPVYGSELSLGLARNRIEESGLLDKTELVPVRDGERRKIGPFDVEFIPVTHSVPHGFATAFHTPQGVILHSGDFKIDLTPVDGRATDLARIGAIASGPGIRLLLSDSTNAEEDGHTQSERAVGRVLTDLFNANQDKRIIVACFASHIHRIQQIADSAIECGRVIATLGRSMGKNVSLARSMGLLSIPDESLIDIERIGDYDPRLVCVISTGSQGEPMSALALMAAADNKWISIGEGDLVVLSSHAIPGNEGNVGKVIDGLSRLGAEVVHSGLAGVHVSGHARREELKTLLSLARPEWFIPVHGEFRHLTHHGRLAQEMGVRGDKVLLAEDGDVVELTQTGAEFAGEVPAGYLYVDGIVGDVGQGVLRDRRVLAEEGVVIVVVTVDAKSGEVLTGPEIITRGWVYAPEAEELLGEARQAVLEALEEAADSGSVDFETLKRRARSALGRFVAERTRRRPMIVPVVMEV
- a CDS encoding DNA translocase FtsK codes for the protein MGPQAYDVWGLGLLVVAALCALAVYSGLAGPAGRVLNRAASDLVGGSRLLLPPALLAVSWALLRESHDKGRRDRGRRPARPSQVEDAERSPRPPSRVAIGCGLLLLGFAGVLDLANGPANWTSALSPLRHAGGLAGAAIGVPLRAGVGQWGAGFVLSGVLALSLLIVTGTPARVAARWIVIGVGAAAKVGTASAGGAVSLVGRSRRLAASRRHPASQPGQPRAPFDVESMAGDADESLAESGGDEDEAIAGADSSEEDGIGRPAVPIHVPPPDQPVDAEQLSISLGPSAAPGTWRLPPIALLGRTKAAEIDRRHVEALGHTLEDALAAHGVETRLVGMTVGPTVTRYELELGPGVKVAKVTNLQKDIAYAMAAADVRILAPIPGRSAIGVEVPNQNRQLVALGDILASAEAHAAVHPLEVALGRDIAGRPILENLANMPHILIAGATGAGKSSCINSLLSSILVRATPDQVRLILVDPKRVELGQYNGLPHLLTGVVTNPKKAANALAWAVHEMERRYDLLAEVGVRDVTGYNAAYDRGELQGEPALGQEQRNYERLPFILVVVDELNDLMMVAARDVEESICRIAQMARAVGIHLVIATQRPSVDVITGVIKANIPSRLAFAVSSLADSRVILDQPGAERLIGKGDMLLLSASSSVARRIQGAWVTEEEVRKVVAHWRRQSAPRYVEGVEGSDDGPAAGRGFGGDDDDDDLLDQARELVVRSQLGSTSMLQRKLRVGFARAGRLMDLLEQRGVVGPSEGSKARAVLMTVEELEQLEMGDS